CCGATTGGTGGGATCAACCGGTTGCGCAAAGCGGTGTACGAGGCCGTCAGCGACTATCGACACAGCCGCAACGGCGAACAATAAGTAAGGCAGAAACGAAAAAAGCGACCTGAGCAGGTCGCTTTCTTCAGTGAATCCGGCAAAAAGCCAAATCCCAGACAGCAAAAAGCCCGCATTAAGCGGGCTTTCTGTGGTGATCTGGCGTTCAGTGTTCCAGATACCGAATATGGCGCAGCGGACGGGACTCGAACCCGCGACCCCCGGCGTGACAGGCCGGTATTCTAACCGACTGAACTACCGCTGCGCGAAACGCTTGAAACGAATGGTGGGTGATGACGGGATCGAACCGCCGACATTCTGCTTGTAAGGCAGACGCTCTCCCAGCTGAGCTAATCACCCTTCGCTTCGTTACGGGACGCATTATGCCACAAGTTTTCGTAAAGTGTTGATTTAATTGAAGTTTTTTTCAAAAAAATCCGAAAACCGGTGAAACGACACAACCCGATGGAACAAGGTACAAACTTGAGACAGAAAAAAACCCGCCTCAGCGGGTTTTTCCGTGGTGACCTGGCGTTCAGTGGTCCAGGTTACCGAATATGGCGCAGCGGACGGGACTCGAACCCGCGACCCCCGGCGTGACAGGCCGGTATTCTAACCGACTGAACTACCGCTGCGCTAAACACTTGAAACGAATGGTGGGTGATGACGGGATCGAACCGCCGACATTCTGCTTGTAAGGCAGACGCTCTCCCAGCTGAGCTAATCACCCTTCGCTTCGGTGTGGCGCGCATTCTACGGAGCGACCCAACCTCTGGCAAGCACTTTTTTAAATAATTTTCTCAGGCCTTCCAAAGGCTTAGAGAAGGGTTGGCCTATGACCCGGCGAAGACAATAATGCCCCCCTTTGTATAAAGGAGAGACTCACCCCATGTGGTTCAAAAACCTGCTTATCTATCGCCTGACCCAAGATCTGCCTTTTGATGCCGAGGCGTTGGAAACTGCACTGGCCACCAAACTGGCGCGTCCATGTGCAAGCCAGGAGTTGACCACCTACGGTTTCGTCGCGCCCTTCGGCAAAGGCGAAGATGCACCGCTGGTACACGTCAGCGGAGACTTCCTGCTGATCGCCGCCCGTAAAGAAGAACGCATTCTGCCGGGCAGCGTCGTGCGTGACGCAGTGAAGGAAAAGGTCGAAGAGATCGAAGCCGAACAAATGCGCAAGGTCTATAAAAAGGAACGCGATCAGATCAAGGATGAAATCATCCAGGCCTTCCTGCCCCGCGCCTTTATCCGTCGCTCGTCGACCTTCGCCGCCATTGCGCCGAAACAGGGCCTGATCCTGGTGAACTCGGCCAGCCCGAAACGGGCCGAAGACCTGCTGTCCACCCTGCGT
The Pseudomonas sp. GR 6-02 genome window above contains:
- the rdgC gene encoding recombination-associated protein RdgC; the encoded protein is MWFKNLLIYRLTQDLPFDAEALETALATKLARPCASQELTTYGFVAPFGKGEDAPLVHVSGDFLLIAARKEERILPGSVVRDAVKEKVEEIEAEQMRKVYKKERDQIKDEIIQAFLPRAFIRRSSTFAAIAPKQGLILVNSASPKRAEDLLSTLREVIGSLPVRPLTVKMSPTATMTEWVTTQKAADDFFVLDECELRDTHEDGGIVRCKRQDLTSEEIQLHLSTGKVVTQLSLAWQDKLSFVLDDKMVVKRLKFEDLLQDQAEQDGGDEALGQLDASFTLMMLTFGDFLPALVEALGGEETPQGI